The Fictibacillus arsenicus genome contains a region encoding:
- a CDS encoding SRPBCC family protein — MVNVFTEIIINSPHEKVAQYAANPDHAPDWYVNIKTAEWQTDKTLQAGSKIAFIAEFLGRRLEYVYEIAVYIPGQKLVMKTADGPFPMETIYTWESINENQTRMTLRNKGVPSGFSKIFVPFMSLMMKKANKKDLIKIKEILEKQKLEN; from the coding sequence ATGGTAAATGTCTTTACAGAAATAATTATTAATAGCCCTCATGAAAAGGTAGCTCAGTATGCAGCGAATCCTGATCATGCTCCAGATTGGTATGTGAACATCAAAACTGCAGAATGGCAAACCGATAAAACACTACAAGCAGGTTCAAAAATAGCATTCATAGCAGAGTTTTTAGGAAGAAGATTGGAGTATGTATACGAGATTGCAGTTTATATTCCAGGGCAAAAACTCGTTATGAAAACGGCTGATGGGCCGTTTCCAATGGAAACGATCTATACTTGGGAATCTATCAATGAAAATCAAACACGAATGACTTTACGGAATAAAGGAGTTCCATCAGGTTTTTCTAAAATATTTGTTCCATTTATGTCTTTAATGATGAAAAAAGCTAATAAAAAAGACTTAATAAAAATAAAAGAAATTCTGGAAAAACAAAAGCTTGAGAACTGA
- a CDS encoding aminotransferase class I/II-fold pyridoxal phosphate-dependent enzyme yields MTQIQTKYIDIFDKCKTNEGYFGDFRVSEDQYFVSPVLDSVPGTVMSFNGQDKIMWATNNYLGLAENEDIKKIAVETAKEWGVSGPMGCRMVSGNTREHVLLEEELASFAEKESSILFNFGYLGIIGTIASLVGKDDIVIMDKLCHASIIDAAKLAVSDPRNLRVFRHNDMNSLEKLLKSVNKNRKGGVLILTEGVYGMTGDIVKLDAICDLKEKYDARLFVDDAHGFGVMGPSGKGVGEHFGVQDRVDIYLSTFAKAFTAIGGVSAASKEVVDWIHYNARTQIFAKSLPMVYVKSLRKTLELVSSGHDRRHRLFQVSQKLSNGLRELGYFVADTPSPIISVYVPGGDLQIGLHWVRYLRDNGLFLQAVMYPVIPRGLFMFRIIPTASHTDEQIDTTLQIFKRLRDEQGLKLNVNLSAVDRIYANN; encoded by the coding sequence ATGACACAGATTCAAACGAAGTACATTGATATCTTTGATAAATGTAAAACAAATGAAGGCTATTTCGGGGATTTCCGGGTTTCAGAAGATCAGTATTTTGTATCGCCAGTTTTAGATTCTGTTCCTGGAACAGTGATGTCATTTAATGGACAGGACAAAATCATGTGGGCTACTAACAATTATCTAGGGTTGGCAGAAAACGAAGATATAAAGAAAATAGCAGTGGAAACAGCCAAAGAATGGGGTGTGAGTGGTCCGATGGGCTGCCGCATGGTTAGCGGCAACACGCGGGAGCATGTACTTCTTGAAGAGGAACTCGCTTCTTTTGCTGAAAAAGAGTCTTCTATCCTTTTTAACTTTGGTTATTTAGGCATTATCGGCACGATTGCGTCACTTGTTGGCAAAGATGATATCGTAATTATGGATAAGCTTTGTCATGCTTCTATTATAGACGCAGCAAAACTCGCGGTCAGCGACCCGCGGAACCTTCGTGTTTTCCGGCATAACGACATGAACAGTCTTGAAAAATTATTAAAGTCAGTAAATAAGAACCGTAAAGGCGGTGTACTGATACTAACAGAAGGTGTGTATGGGATGACTGGCGACATCGTAAAACTTGATGCGATCTGTGACCTGAAAGAAAAGTATGATGCCCGTCTTTTTGTCGATGATGCACATGGATTCGGAGTAATGGGGCCGAGTGGAAAAGGTGTTGGTGAGCATTTTGGAGTTCAGGACAGAGTGGATATATACTTATCTACTTTTGCAAAAGCCTTTACTGCTATTGGCGGTGTTTCAGCTGCAAGCAAGGAAGTTGTGGATTGGATTCACTACAATGCAAGAACACAAATTTTCGCAAAAAGTTTGCCGATGGTTTATGTAAAAAGTCTTCGGAAAACATTAGAGCTTGTTTCGTCAGGTCATGACCGCCGTCATAGACTTTTTCAAGTATCACAAAAGCTTTCAAACGGTTTAAGAGAATTAGGTTATTTTGTTGCAGATACTCCTTCCCCTATTATTTCTGTTTATGTTCCTGGGGGAGATCTTCAAATAGGACTTCATTGGGTTAGATACTTAAGGGATAACGGCTTGTTTCTACAAGCTGTTATGTATCCGGTAATCCCAAGAGGATTGTTCATGTTCCGCATTATACCGACTGCAAGCCATACAGACGAACAAATTGACACAACTCTTCAGATTTTTAAGAGGTTACGCGATGAACAAGGATTGAAACTGAATGTTAATCTAAGTGCAGTCGACAGAATATATGCAAATAATTAA
- a CDS encoding metalloregulator ArsR/SmtB family transcription factor, producing MVNQDLVDVFKALSHPIRIDILDDLKKQPLSTGEITEKYDVSRYAIMKHLNVLVDANLVLIRRKGRVRLNYLNVIPLQKLYNRWVSKYEAPLAQGLMQLKNLVEEREEEKMEQTTERKVDSFEIEQEIVIQAAKETVFKALTQDINSWWKFRLGEESSTLIFEPQLNGRFYEDWGNGEGALWGTVTYFKENEEIRLNGLLGMSGAVNSFYSYKLSEDDNKTVLQLTHHAAGILEPHWEEAHRHGWNELLFVHLKNFIEKK from the coding sequence ATGGTTAACCAAGATCTCGTAGATGTCTTTAAAGCATTATCTCATCCAATTCGTATTGATATTTTGGACGATTTAAAGAAGCAGCCACTTTCCACAGGTGAGATAACTGAAAAGTATGATGTTTCGAGATATGCAATCATGAAACATCTTAATGTTCTTGTAGATGCTAACCTCGTACTTATTAGACGAAAAGGAAGGGTGCGCCTCAACTATTTAAATGTAATCCCGCTGCAGAAGCTTTATAACAGGTGGGTCAGTAAATATGAGGCACCACTTGCCCAAGGATTGATGCAGCTAAAAAACTTAGTGGAAGAAAGGGAAGAGGAGAAAATGGAACAAACAACTGAAAGAAAAGTAGACTCATTCGAGATCGAGCAGGAGATTGTTATACAGGCAGCAAAAGAAACGGTATTTAAAGCCTTGACGCAAGACATAAACAGCTGGTGGAAGTTTAGACTTGGAGAAGAAAGCTCAACTTTAATCTTTGAACCCCAATTGAATGGCCGCTTTTACGAAGACTGGGGTAATGGTGAGGGTGCCTTATGGGGAACAGTAACTTATTTTAAAGAGAATGAGGAAATTCGTTTAAATGGACTGTTGGGTATGAGTGGTGCTGTTAACAGCTTTTATTCTTATAAGTTATCGGAGGATGATAACAAGACTGTTCTTCAACTGACACACCATGCCGCAGGAATTCTTGAACCACATTGGGAAGAAGCTCATCGGCATGGCTGGAATGAACTTCTTTTTGTTCATTTAAAGAATTTTATAGAAAAGAAATAA
- the kynA gene encoding tryptophan 2,3-dioxygenase, whose translation MTEQKKLDSKETEKGIYTDFINQMTYGEYLQLDQILSSQKRLSGHHDEMLFIIIHQVSELWMKLILHETRSAISSIENGNLHSAFKMLARVSKIQSQIIESWDVLSTLTPAEYMEFRDKLGQASGFQSYQYRMIEFALGYKTPHILEIYKKDADLHEQLTAALHTPSLYDVSIHALAKAGLYIDKEMLNRDVTKRYEYNNSVEAAWLEVYKNVEKYWDLYELAEKLVDIEDWLQQWRFRHMKTVERIIGFKVGTGGSSGVNYLKKVLDQRFFPELWDLRTSI comes from the coding sequence ATGACAGAACAGAAAAAATTGGACAGTAAAGAAACTGAAAAAGGGATTTATACTGACTTTATTAATCAGATGACTTATGGAGAATATCTTCAGCTTGATCAAATCTTATCAAGTCAAAAAAGGCTTTCTGGGCACCATGACGAGATGCTGTTTATTATCATTCACCAGGTAAGTGAACTTTGGATGAAATTAATCTTACATGAAACAAGATCAGCTATTTCATCAATAGAAAACGGTAATCTGCATTCAGCATTTAAGATGCTTGCTCGCGTATCAAAGATTCAGTCTCAGATCATTGAATCGTGGGATGTTCTTTCAACACTTACTCCAGCAGAATATATGGAGTTCCGCGACAAACTTGGACAAGCATCTGGTTTCCAATCTTATCAATATCGCATGATTGAATTTGCTCTTGGTTATAAAACGCCTCATATTTTAGAAATCTATAAAAAAGATGCAGATCTGCATGAACAGCTGACAGCTGCTCTTCATACACCTAGTCTTTATGATGTATCAATTCATGCGCTTGCTAAAGCAGGACTCTATATTGATAAAGAAATGTTAAACCGTGATGTAACGAAACGTTATGAGTACAATAATTCCGTTGAAGCAGCTTGGCTTGAAGTCTATAAAAATGTTGAAAAGTATTGGGATCTATATGAGCTTGCAGAGAAGCTAGTAGACATTGAAGACTGGCTTCAGCAGTGGCGATTCCGTCATATGAAAACAGTTGAGCGAATTATCGGATTTAAAGTAGGAACAGGCGGATCATCTGGTGTAAACTACTTGAAAAAAGTATT